In a genomic window of Dyadobacter fermentans DSM 18053:
- a CDS encoding FecR family protein, with product MIKNIKGFLRLLDRYQRNLAGPEEKKTMDMWYDSIDYTAENHHVADEHEADKAMWSTISSRMDQPSEAEHRLPARAWVRNFYFRLAAACVLFVLGLIGYRFAFDDAEQIAGVKNELIEHMSQVTNKGTDRKRFTLPDGSRVTLEPGATLYYPAEFAQNQRDVFLKGDVFFDIAHDKSRPFYVHANNIVTKVLGTSFTIRENKSTNAIEVAVMTGVVEVKQVDTEPRAEQQEQKVVLTQNKKATFYPEEEKLVTGLVEQPKVILEKSGQMPKIVFNYIEKPLPDIVKVLEEAYGVKIAIGNENLRNCIITADLSQESTLFNQLEILCESIDAHYQLSNDQVTVSGKGCEPTK from the coding sequence ATGATCAAAAATATTAAAGGTTTTCTCCGGCTGCTGGACCGTTACCAGAGAAATCTGGCGGGCCCCGAAGAAAAGAAAACGATGGATATGTGGTATGATTCAATCGATTATACCGCAGAAAACCATCATGTGGCAGACGAGCATGAGGCCGACAAAGCGATGTGGTCGACGATCAGCAGCCGAATGGACCAGCCGTCCGAAGCGGAACACCGGCTTCCGGCGCGGGCGTGGGTGCGCAACTTCTACTTCCGGCTTGCCGCCGCGTGCGTTCTGTTTGTACTCGGGCTCATCGGCTACCGGTTCGCATTCGACGACGCCGAGCAGATCGCCGGGGTGAAGAACGAGCTGATCGAGCACATGAGCCAGGTAACCAACAAAGGGACGGATAGGAAGCGCTTTACATTGCCCGACGGCAGCCGCGTCACCCTGGAACCCGGCGCGACGCTCTACTACCCCGCCGAATTTGCCCAAAACCAGCGCGACGTTTTTTTGAAAGGCGATGTGTTTTTCGATATCGCGCATGACAAATCGCGGCCTTTTTACGTGCATGCCAACAATATCGTGACCAAGGTGCTCGGCACCAGCTTCACGATCAGGGAAAACAAATCGACCAACGCGATTGAAGTGGCCGTTATGACGGGCGTGGTGGAGGTAAAGCAGGTCGATACCGAACCGCGTGCCGAACAGCAGGAACAGAAAGTAGTTTTGACCCAAAATAAAAAGGCGACCTTCTACCCCGAGGAAGAAAAACTGGTGACGGGCCTCGTGGAACAGCCGAAGGTGATCCTCGAAAAATCGGGGCAAATGCCTAAAATCGTTTTCAACTACATTGAAAAACCATTGCCCGACATTGTGAAGGTCCTGGAAGAAGCCTACGGCGTGAAGATCGCGATCGGCAATGAAAATCTGCGGAATTGCATTATCACGGCCGATTTGTCGCAGGAATCCACGCTGTTCAACCAGCTGGAAATCCTTTGCGAGAGTATTGATGCCCATTACCAGCTGAGCAACGACCAGGTAACCGTATCTGGAAAAGGATGTGAACCCACAAAATAG
- a CDS encoding SusC/RagA family TonB-linked outer membrane protein, with protein MFIATAYSYAHTTSAQELLTQRVSIRVEQKQIREVLSTLEASTRVKFVYSVQLLPVDRKVTLRMENRPLSEVLETIFSPDHISYKLIRNKVVLKKMERAAADIQIIEPANALASLGRAIDRTLTGVVKDETGAGLPGVNIAIKGTTSGTSTDVEGRFSLSIPNDDVTLVFSFVGYTAQEIRPGVQSALQVTLAADTRALEEVVVVGYGTVKRQDFTGSVASMKLENSPMAMLPSMNALETLKGSLPGLDVGASNTAGGQPTVQIRGQNSINGNNDPLIVLDGVIFLGSLADINPADIASFDVLKDATSAAAYGSRSANGVIAITTKRGKAGKPVITLNSSTGFQTWQRRPEMMKGEEWLSVVNARNKYTEGSTNWLKPGEIANRDAGRETNWLDETTRTGVIQTYQAAVSGASEKVNYYLSTSYDGNRGIVKGDQFKRISVLGKVKTEITKWLELGVDGSFSKRDYSGIAANIGEAQTMSPYGVMYRDDQGNLEKYPYTQSAVNPLWGIEDGTRDNRDNLYNYRLNTNALITVPWVEGLTYRVNFLNNVNKNERGTFTHENFYVQEGEGLDRYSPAVIQGFLTNATGNLERSGVTSWVLDNIINYKNNFGKHGIDLTLVATRDNQKATYMNVTGNNYAANGNTALGLDGLHKATVQRVDLTGVPTGQDMSVFQRSNIGYLARVNYSFDDKYFFTGSFRRDGASVFGANNKFANFMAAGVAWKVTSEEFLRNFQQLNNLKVKFSFGQNGSQGVEPYGTLSTIANAAGGGVRYQWANTPGAIYYGLYQNTLGNADLGWEKTTSWNAGFESAWFRNRVIFDVDAYFGATTDQIFTRSIPVMTGFKTIKTSMGQVNNRGIEITLRTVNYQDKDLTWGTSFTFWQNRNKLVKLYGEDKNGDGQDDDDIANNLFIGHPLGSIFGYEQIGIVQENDAEYIALTGAAPGAPKYRDIDGTPGISATDRKVLGYSKENFRLNMSNTVSYKNFDLYVLVSGIFGGGNWYKKNNSAAYLTAGTGRFNDNMTSKPYWTPENQSNEFPSAYFAGDGRFLGLQSRTFVRIQDATLSYRLKPEWLSKIRMNSAKVFVSGRNLATFTKWFGGDPETGTPVRENTFPVPSTYSIGANISF; from the coding sequence ATGTTTATCGCAACCGCCTACTCCTACGCCCACACCACGAGCGCACAGGAGCTGTTGACGCAGCGCGTATCCATTCGGGTAGAGCAAAAACAGATCCGGGAAGTGCTGAGCACCCTGGAAGCGAGTACCCGCGTGAAGTTCGTATATAGTGTACAGTTACTTCCCGTCGACCGTAAAGTAACGCTCCGCATGGAGAACAGGCCGTTGAGCGAAGTGCTGGAAACGATATTTTCTCCGGATCATATCAGCTACAAGCTCATCCGGAACAAGGTTGTGCTTAAAAAAATGGAACGCGCAGCGGCTGACATTCAGATTATCGAGCCTGCCAATGCGCTGGCCTCCCTGGGGCGTGCGATCGACCGGACGCTGACGGGCGTGGTGAAGGATGAAACCGGGGCGGGTTTGCCGGGCGTAAACATCGCCATCAAGGGCACCACTTCGGGCACGTCCACGGATGTGGAGGGGCGTTTCTCGCTTTCGATTCCCAATGATGACGTCACGCTGGTTTTCTCTTTCGTGGGCTACACGGCGCAGGAAATCCGGCCGGGCGTTCAGAGTGCATTGCAGGTAACCCTCGCAGCCGATACCAGGGCGCTGGAAGAAGTCGTGGTAGTAGGTTATGGCACGGTGAAGCGGCAAGATTTTACGGGATCGGTAGCCTCGATGAAGCTGGAAAACTCCCCGATGGCCATGCTGCCCAGCATGAATGCATTGGAAACATTAAAGGGAAGCCTTCCCGGCCTCGATGTGGGCGCGAGCAACACAGCCGGCGGCCAGCCTACCGTGCAAATCCGCGGCCAGAACTCGATCAACGGCAACAACGACCCGCTTATCGTGCTGGACGGCGTGATTTTCCTGGGTAGCCTGGCGGACATTAACCCCGCCGACATTGCCAGCTTCGACGTGCTGAAAGACGCTACCTCCGCCGCCGCCTACGGTTCCCGATCGGCCAACGGGGTGATCGCGATCACGACCAAAAGAGGAAAAGCCGGCAAGCCGGTGATCACATTGAACTCGTCGACGGGCTTCCAGACGTGGCAGCGACGCCCGGAAATGATGAAAGGCGAAGAATGGCTCAGCGTCGTGAATGCCCGTAACAAATACACCGAAGGATCGACCAACTGGCTCAAACCGGGCGAGATCGCCAACCGCGATGCCGGCCGCGAAACCAACTGGCTGGACGAAACGACCCGCACCGGGGTAATCCAAACCTACCAGGCAGCCGTGTCGGGCGCGAGCGAGAAGGTGAATTACTACCTCTCGACGTCGTATGACGGCAACCGGGGAATTGTGAAAGGCGACCAGTTCAAACGGATATCCGTGCTGGGAAAAGTGAAAACAGAGATCACGAAATGGCTCGAACTCGGCGTGGACGGCAGCTTTTCGAAAAGGGACTACTCGGGAATTGCGGCCAACATCGGCGAAGCGCAAACAATGTCGCCCTACGGCGTGATGTACCGCGACGACCAGGGGAATCTTGAAAAATACCCTTACACCCAATCGGCCGTAAACCCGCTTTGGGGCATCGAAGACGGCACGCGCGACAACAGGGATAACCTCTACAACTACCGCCTGAATACCAACGCGCTCATTACCGTGCCCTGGGTGGAGGGCCTTACCTACCGGGTAAACTTTCTGAACAATGTGAACAAGAACGAAAGAGGCACATTCACCCACGAAAACTTCTATGTACAGGAAGGTGAAGGATTGGACAGGTATTCGCCGGCAGTGATCCAGGGCTTTCTGACCAATGCCACCGGTAACCTGGAAAGAAGCGGCGTCACCAGCTGGGTTCTCGACAACATTATCAACTATAAGAACAATTTCGGCAAACACGGCATTGACCTGACACTGGTAGCCACGCGCGACAACCAAAAGGCGACCTACATGAATGTGACCGGCAACAATTACGCCGCTAACGGAAATACAGCGCTGGGACTCGACGGGCTGCACAAGGCCACGGTGCAAAGGGTGGACCTTACCGGTGTTCCCACGGGGCAGGACATGAGTGTGTTCCAACGTTCCAACATCGGTTACCTCGCACGTGTTAACTACTCCTTTGATGATAAATACTTCTTCACAGGCTCATTCCGCCGAGACGGAGCGTCCGTATTCGGTGCCAACAACAAGTTTGCCAACTTCATGGCGGCCGGCGTGGCCTGGAAAGTGACCAGCGAAGAGTTTCTCCGCAACTTCCAGCAGCTCAACAACCTGAAAGTCAAATTCTCGTTTGGACAAAACGGAAGCCAGGGCGTTGAACCTTACGGAACATTGTCGACCATTGCCAATGCGGCCGGCGGCGGCGTGCGCTACCAATGGGCCAATACCCCCGGGGCGATTTATTACGGCTTGTACCAAAACACGCTGGGCAATGCGGACCTCGGCTGGGAAAAAACCACTTCCTGGAACGCGGGCTTCGAATCGGCGTGGTTCAGAAACCGCGTAATATTCGATGTGGATGCCTATTTCGGCGCTACCACCGACCAGATCTTCACGCGCAGCATTCCCGTAATGACCGGTTTCAAAACGATCAAAACCTCGATGGGCCAGGTTAACAACCGCGGGATCGAGATTACTTTGCGGACCGTCAACTATCAGGATAAAGACCTGACCTGGGGAACGTCGTTCACTTTCTGGCAAAACCGGAACAAACTCGTGAAACTCTATGGTGAGGACAAAAACGGAGATGGCCAGGACGACGACGACATCGCCAACAACCTCTTCATCGGCCATCCGCTGGGCTCCATTTTCGGGTACGAGCAAATCGGCATAGTGCAGGAAAACGACGCGGAATACATTGCACTGACCGGCGCGGCACCGGGAGCGCCCAAATACCGCGATATCGACGGCACGCCGGGCATTTCAGCCACCGACCGCAAAGTGCTCGGGTACAGCAAGGAAAACTTCCGCCTGAACATGAGCAACACCGTGAGCTACAAAAACTTTGACCTGTATGTGCTCGTATCGGGTATTTTCGGAGGTGGAAACTGGTACAAGAAAAACAACTCAGCTGCTTACCTCACTGCCGGAACGGGCCGTTTCAATGACAACATGACCTCGAAGCCTTACTGGACGCCCGAGAACCAGAGCAATGAATTTCCATCGGCATACTTCGCCGGCGACGGCCGCTTCCTGGGTTTACAATCGAGAACATTTGTCCGCATTCAGGATGCGACATTGTCATACCGCCTGAAACCGGAATGGCTTTCGAAAATCAGGATGAATTCCGCGAAGGTGTTCGTGAGCGGCCGTAACCTCGCCACATTCACCAAATGGTTTGGAGGAGATCCTGAAACAGGAACGCCGGTGCGTGAAAACACTTTCCCTGTTCCGTCCACCTACTCCATTGGCGCAAACATTAGCTTCTAA
- a CDS encoding RagB/SusD family nutrient uptake outer membrane protein, producing MKNIFSKKTFWALVLVANFVSCKSNDDFLKENPETFYTVDNAFATSAQIDQALVAIYSQIRDLWANPSEEGWIFVLRGNGTDMYDVASIRKGSTFNNYGLINADNGTFYNIYSTYYQMIAKANLALEATNLPHISFASDAEKASLVAQARFFRAYAYRNLGELFGGVPIVTTVSKTPQYDFKRTTRVETYQFAIDDLLAAEADLPETTTAGGRVVKGAAQHYLAELYLALGTQLAAEGQGGDAQAAFTKSIAYASKVIDGGTYALMKTRFGARSTEAQGNVYWDLFQEKNVNFQDGNREAVWTLQVDYAAYRAEDGKSKLPYSRTYGAVFRDGAKDHLTGTLEDVGGRGIAQIIPTMYTRDDIYAGKYGDDMRNSDIVFRRTFIGNVRTSPYFGKPVPWEVIYNGSPDATTNFNNRSLCYPISCKIATDKYTGVADGENMSNLFRDDYFIRLSETILLRAEAKQRSGDKAGAAADVNLLRERANASYKVSAADMDDKFNTILDERARELVYEEARWNTLLRMGGTIAVERIRKYAYWPEAQATLTFDYNLWPIPQTIIDTNKDVVLEQNPGWQR from the coding sequence ATGAAAAATATATTTTCTAAAAAGACTTTCTGGGCTTTGGTCCTGGTGGCGAATTTTGTGAGCTGCAAGTCCAACGATGATTTTTTGAAAGAGAATCCAGAAACGTTCTATACCGTCGACAATGCATTTGCAACCTCTGCACAGATAGATCAGGCCCTGGTGGCGATCTACTCCCAGATCCGCGATTTGTGGGCCAATCCTTCGGAGGAAGGCTGGATTTTCGTGCTGCGCGGAAACGGTACGGATATGTACGATGTGGCGAGCATCCGCAAAGGCTCGACTTTCAATAACTACGGGCTGATCAACGCCGATAACGGCACTTTCTATAACATTTACAGCACCTACTACCAGATGATCGCCAAGGCGAACCTGGCATTGGAAGCGACCAATCTCCCGCACATATCCTTTGCCTCGGACGCTGAAAAAGCCTCCCTGGTGGCGCAGGCGCGGTTTTTCAGGGCATATGCCTACCGTAACCTGGGCGAGCTGTTCGGCGGCGTGCCCATCGTAACCACCGTTTCGAAAACGCCGCAATACGATTTCAAAAGGACAACACGCGTAGAGACCTACCAGTTTGCCATCGACGACTTGCTGGCTGCCGAGGCCGACCTGCCGGAAACCACTACCGCGGGCGGACGGGTAGTAAAAGGGGCCGCCCAGCATTACCTGGCGGAACTGTACCTCGCACTGGGCACGCAGCTCGCTGCGGAAGGTCAAGGCGGGGATGCACAAGCTGCATTCACAAAATCCATCGCATATGCCAGCAAAGTGATCGACGGCGGCACGTATGCATTGATGAAAACGCGTTTCGGCGCAAGAAGCACCGAGGCGCAGGGTAATGTGTACTGGGACTTGTTCCAGGAGAAAAACGTGAATTTCCAGGACGGTAACCGCGAGGCGGTATGGACCCTGCAAGTGGACTATGCCGCTTACCGGGCCGAGGACGGCAAATCCAAACTGCCTTACTCCCGCACCTACGGGGCTGTTTTCCGTGACGGAGCGAAAGACCACCTCACCGGCACGCTGGAAGACGTGGGCGGCCGCGGCATTGCCCAGATCATCCCGACAATGTACACCCGCGATGACATTTACGCAGGCAAATACGGCGACGATATGCGCAACTCCGACATCGTGTTCCGCCGCACTTTCATTGGCAATGTGAGGACGTCGCCCTACTTCGGCAAGCCTGTCCCCTGGGAAGTGATATACAACGGCAGCCCCGATGCGACCACGAATTTCAATAACCGCAGCCTTTGCTACCCGATCTCCTGCAAGATCGCAACCGACAAATACACGGGCGTGGCCGATGGCGAAAACATGAGCAACCTTTTCCGCGACGACTATTTCATCCGTCTGTCGGAAACGATCCTCCTGCGGGCGGAAGCGAAGCAGCGCAGCGGCGACAAAGCCGGCGCAGCTGCCGACGTGAACCTGCTCCGGGAACGCGCCAATGCGAGCTACAAGGTGAGTGCCGCCGATATGGACGACAAATTCAATACCATTCTCGACGAACGCGCCCGCGAGCTGGTGTACGAAGAAGCCAGGTGGAACACGCTCCTCCGCATGGGCGGCACGATCGCCGTTGAGCGTATCCGCAAGTATGCCTACTGGCCCGAAGCGCAGGCCACGCTGACCTTCGATTACAACCTCTGGCCCATCCCGCAAACCATTATCGACACCAACAAGGACGTCGTTCTGGAACAAAACCCAGGCTGGCAGCGCTAA